The window GGACATCGGACTTCAGCACCCCAACCGCTCGCTGGACGAGGCTCCCGAGTCCGTCATCCAGCCAGATCTCGCCATCGGCGCGGGAAGCGCGGATCACCAGCCGGTGAAACTTCTTCGCACGACGTCGCGAGGGTCTTGTGGCTAGGCCGGTCGTGGCGGAGGCCTGCGTGGGGAACTGCATGCGCGCGTCCAGGAGGCGCGCCACGCTGACGTCTTCATCGAGCGCTTCCCATCGGATGCCCTCTCCGGCGCCCAGTAGCGTCCAGGCCGCCCGTTGCCGGGGCAGTGCCGATTGAAGCCGCGGGAACCATGCGAGAGGGGCTGTAATCGTCCGACCGTCTGCAAGTGCCACCACGAGCGATGACGCGGTACAGGAGGCCGATGCAGCTAGCGCCTTCGAAGATCGGCGTGGAGACTCTGCGGGAGGAGAGAGTAGGCGCCGGCGCGTCTCGGCTGACAGACGTATCGAACGGAAGCAGCTTTTCGGGTACGCGTAGGGCTCTCCGGATTCGTCCACGACCAATGCGTAGCCGGTTGGACTCGACGTCGGCGCGGTGTGAACTCGATAGACCTTGCCGATCTCGAGAGAAGCCGCGTAGCCGCCGTGGTCGATGCAGATGACGAATCGATCCATGTCGCCAGCAGTCGCTGATGTGCGCGCCTTCTGATACTCACCCCGAACGCCGCGAGTGAAGTCGTAGTGCTTTTTCATCCTGGTGCCTACTTGGAAGCACGGCGGTCAGAATATCGGATTCAGAACCTTCCGGCCGTACGCGATGAACGCCATGAGGAAGCCCAGAACGCCACTGAAGACCATGGGCGCCACCTCGCGGTACTTGACGTGCACCGCGACGAACACGAGGCTCTCGAAAGCTAAGACCGTGGCAGCCAGGATCGTCAGCGACGGCTGCCAATGGAACGCGGCGGGGACGATGAGGCCGACCGTGCAGACGAGCTCCAGGATGCCCAGGGCCATCCAGACTCTTCGCGGCAACGCGCCAAAGGATGGGACGTCGTGGCTTACCTTGTCGAACATGAAGACCTTCATGACGCCCGACGCTCCGTACAGAAGCGCGGCGAGGATCTGCAAGACCCACAACAGCACGTTCATCGTGATCCCCGCGGCCTTCGCCCCAGCCTGACGACGGATGTTCCAAACCCCTCGAGTGCCTTACGGAAGGCGGCGGTAGTACGCGACCTCACCGGGGCTTCGGGTCGAGTTCCTGAGTGTGGCCGGAGCGATGCTCGGCGAGCGCCGCATCAGCGAGCCGCTCGAGCGTGGAGCTGGAACGAGAGAAGGACTCGGTCCAGCGCGCCTCATCCTCGAGCTCGGCG is drawn from Acidobacteriota bacterium and contains these coding sequences:
- a CDS encoding DUF2442 domain-containing protein produces the protein MDRFVICIDHGGYAASLEIGKVYRVHTAPTSSPTGYALVVDESGEPYAYPKSCFRSIRLSAETRRRLLSPPAESPRRSSKALAASASCTASSLVVALADGRTITAPLAWFPRLQSALPRQRAAWTLLGAGEGIRWEALDEDVSVARLLDARMQFPTQASATTGLATRPSRRRAKKFHRLVIRASRADGEIWLDDGLGSLVQRAVGVLKSDVRAGDYVVAFSRRGKTYRVATPRTSHKQRSSPSCLAPGPCFRRIPRATRHEEELKEEATRLRVVQAAQGWPSAAMERTGVRPTHASG
- a CDS encoding DoxX family protein, with the translated sequence MNVLLWVLQILAALLYGASGVMKVFMFDKVSHDVPSFGALPRRVWMALGILELVCTVGLIVPAAFHWQPSLTILAATVLAFESLVFVAVHVKYREVAPMVFSGVLGFLMAFIAYGRKVLNPIF